The Microtus pennsylvanicus isolate mMicPen1 chromosome 5, mMicPen1.hap1, whole genome shotgun sequence DNA segment ATGCCTCCCACTAGCTTGCCAACATGCTAGGTCCATCTTTAACATAACACAATCCTCTCAGGCTTCCAAAGACACAGCCCATTGTCCAGCATGAGACCTGGAGTGAGGTAGGGACCTTGGGCATTGGGGACCCTACTCTAAGGCCACTAAGTCCTAGACGGCGATGGCGGAGGGGTACTGACTGTCAAGGTCACTTGAGATTTAGACAGGCTAAGGGAAGaagtggtgtcacatgcctgtcCCTTACAGCCAGGTAGGGGTCAAGGTTCTGGAAAAGAAACCCTCCTGTTCAATCTACAAGCAACGGTGTGCCCACTTTGTGGCTTGGGGGCCCAGATGCACAGAACAAAGCAGTAGTTAAAGGCAGTGCTAAGGCCAAAGGTCACCAACCATGTCCTATGACTGGCTCTGATCATAGAGTTTGCGAAACATAGGGGCATGAGACTGTCCCAAATGGGATTTAGACAAATTCCGAAGGTCCCGAGGAGCTCTCCACACCCCCAGGAAGCACCCTGGGCCTGCAGTGGGAATGGCAGGCGCTGCTGCATGGACATCTACAGGTCCTACAGTCATACCATGAGTAGTTCTCACCTGTCCAGCCCGCCTCTCCTTCAGAACCAAGCCAAGGCCAGCAGCTCTTGGATCCCCTGGGGATTCGCATCCCAAGTACGTGGGTGCACTAATGTAATCACCTCAGCACTCCACACTCAACAGTATCTATTCCATGTGCTCATCTTGGTGCCCGGATGCTGACCTGGGCTGCTTCTGTTAGATCTGCTAATGCCAGTGTGAAGTTTccaactaaataataaaataattacaaaaacaaatttaaaagacaCATTGCACTCTCCAGCCAGAATCGTGTGAATGACACACATACTTGCTGCCAGAAGCTGTGAGTCCCTTGGGACCTGCCCAATGCCAAGGACTAGTTCAATGGAGACCACCTGccctgcatttattttctctaaccCCATGCTATTTAGTTCAAGTGGGAAATTAccaccagtctctctctctcacacaatgCACTCAAGTAATAATACCCATGCATGTGGAAATTACCACcaccgtcacacacacatacacacacatacacacaaacattgcTTTCTCAGCCCTCAAAAAAGTGAGGGAATTTTAATTGGTTAGTGATGTGGACTGCTGTCTTTTCAGAGAGCTGCACAGAGTCTAATGATCAGCTATGCAACCGTATCTATTCCAAGGGAGAGACCCAGAAGGGGCCTGGTCCCTCTCCCTATCTGTAGAGAAATTCACACAAAGGTGGGTCGGAGCAGCAGGCCTACAGTACTACATAGAAGGGACACACCAGCAAGGCTGTGCTTGCTATCCTGGGGAAGGGACTGAGCCCTGGGACTTGTTCCTCACCCCCCACAAAACATCTTATCCTGCCACTTTCCTCACTGCATATGAAGGGGGGGGCTGGTGGTGTGTACCTGTCATGGGGGGTTTCTGTTGTCAGAGGCAGGGCTCATGCCTTTTGCCCAAGTCACTGAGATGAATGGGTGGCCGGGACCAGGCCTACTGCAGGCCTGGAGGAATTGGGTCTTACTGGGTACAAAGGGCTTAAAGCACCCATATCCAAATGAGTTTGCTTACAGCCAGGACTCCTGTCCCTAAGCTGAACTGAGGTTCCATAGTTTTAGAAAGACTCAAACACACATCCAAAGCATCATAGCCCACATatcaggaggctggggagagaggactGCTGGGAATCGCTTCTAGGACGGGTCTCTCTGAGCAGCTGGCGGCAAACGGAGAATGAAACAGGAGTCTTGGCTGTCCTCATTCTGCTCTGGGGACTGGGCTCAAGAGGTCAAGAGCACCACGCCACTTCCCCAGACCCCTTTCTTCTAGTGTCCTCTGGTGGCTACCCCTCTCTTCATGCCAGGGACATGGGGAGGAGATAGACAGTTGGCCCGCCAATCAAATTCACGGTCTGCCCATGTGCTCCACAGTACGACTCTCCCCAGTAGACCCTCCCATTTTCCGCAGATGCAACAGGGTCTCCCCCCCACTCTGTCCCACATCCCTCTTGGTAATATTGCactttttttctgtctcagattgttttcattttccattgaGAATGCAAAGTATTTGGAGGGAACTGGGGAAGTGAGTAACCttaaagaaattatatattaGTCAAACGCAGGAGAAGCAGGGGTGACTTCACCCGCTCCCCCTCCTAAAAACAGACACTGCAACTTAAATAGCGCTATGCCTACTCTGCAAGTACTAGTCATATGAAAATAATGTTTGGCTGAGATTCCCTCGTCTCTTAGACGATAAAAGTAGTAACATGCCTCGCTGAGGAAAGCAATGGGTATAAATGCCAGTAAAATACGCGGCTCTAACATCTCAAAGTGGCTACAATGATTCTATATAATGCCTTCGTCCATTTAGGAGTGAGAAAGAGGAACCCTTGGGACCAGGCTGGGGTGGAAGGGTTGAGGCCTTGCAAAGAGAACCCGGGCTGTGAAGGGGGCCCCGGGGTAGACAGGAACCGATTGCTGATGGaaccccctccccctgctccctctTGTTGCTCCCCTGTGAGAACACAGAGGAGCCAGGCAGTGTAGCCAGGCCTACGAGTGACAAAGAAGGGGAACATTGGAAGGCTTTTCCTCCACCCTTGTCATAGAGAAGGGTCTTTAgactgaaaggaaaacaaagcaccAGACGACGCATCTTCGGGCATTATATAAACTCAATAATGACCTCAGAAGGGCTCATTAGGATTAAAGTTGCAGTATACAGCAATCAGATGTCATCTCGCATTGTCAGTTCTAACTAATGGAAACTGGCTTTGGACAGTGCTGAgattccacttttttttaaatcttttttttctttttcttttttttgcctttCGTCCCATCTGGTTTCGCTCCTAATGGGACAGAGCCCCGGgcccttccctcctccactgCTGCCACGGTCCGTCCGATATCACAAAGCAGCTCGTTAGCTCTAGGAAAAGGCCTTGTCTGGGCAGGGCTAGGAACCAGAACACAAGGCCTGGCACCCCTGGCCATGTCAGAAGGCCTGGCATGCACCCTTCTTGTTTCAAGTATTCTTTGGGCTTGCAGGGTTTGTGCTGTGCCTTAACGGGCTGGTGGTGAGGGACCTTGGCTATCACGATTTGTTGACCAAGTCTACGTACTGACACTAGGTGGCAACATTCCCTACTTTTCCCAGACGCCTGAGCAACTCCCAGCCATCCCTGGGGCTGGATGTTACAATGTAAACACAATGACCACACTATGAActaaaaggagaggagaggaacgGGGGATTAAATGCAGTGGGAAAACCTGACATTAATTGGGTGATTTGGGGAAAGTcatttcctgtcctggagctggagaaacaAGAAGGGATGGGAGGGACTGACCTCTAAGGTCCCTTCCAGTCCTGCTTTGAAAGAGTCTACGATTTCAGGACCCTGGGATTTGGGAGAGGGTCTCTGGGTGCAGAGTCGGGCAGGGAGGGTGGGAAAGGCAGGCTCTGGGGATCTCGGTGGTCCAGTCCAGCTGAGATGCTCTGTGCCTGGCTGGTGCACTAACCATGGAGCTGGCTCAATGCAGACATCCGAGGAGCGAGGCTGTGGGCCATCCCCCTGGCAGACAGCTGTGTGGAAGGTCCTTTCACCTGACAGTCActctactttaaaattttattttaaatagtcataaattactttttcttcttttaataaataTGTGCTGTTTTAAATGAGAAGAGTATATACTGCATCTTTAAGTAATGCACTTTGCTCTCCgggttttctttccatttcaccTCATTTAAAGTGcattaattaagaaataatgaACCACTTCTTTATCATTATTGTTCAAAAAGTACAAACAATATATCATGAAGACACTAACCACTACCATTAGTACTGCAACCTAGCAGATTAACTCAACATCCCGCTCTATTTAATACTGTccagcagaagaaaataactaatttcaattttaaacaaactcatgaacacagaaaaggaaatagaacaaTGTCACCACGGGCTTTTGACAAAGGAGGCTAGCGGTTTGCATCCGCATATGGGAGGGACATGGACTTGGGAATCCAGGAGGTTAGGGTTGGGAGCTGAAGGCAGACCTGCCTGGGAGGAGGGGTGAGGGGCGTTCTTCCTCCCACGTCTGTCGGAACCGGCAGCCCTTGGTCAGGAAGATGCTGGCAGCTCAGCCAGAAACTGTGAGGCAGGATCTGTCCCAAATCAAAGGCACATGTGGAATCCGCTCCCATCATGAGGGGAGTTCTTGGAAGAAGCCCACTGGGCTTCTCTCTGGAGGGTCCCCCCTGAAATGTCAATCGTTAAATCACAACCCAAAGCGACAGAGGACCGCCGCGAACTCCATTCTTTGCTTCTCTGTTCCCTGGGGCACTGCCCCCTGGGAAGACAGGGTTAGTTCCTGGCTTCGAAGTCTTCCATCCTCTTGGGCACCTGTAGCATTGCCAGCAGGCTAAGGGGCACAGCAGGCGGGGGCGGGGGGTGTCTGCTCCAGGCTGACTCAGCCAGGGTCCTTTCTGCCCAGGGTTGGTGGTGACTTCTCCACAGTAAGGCTTTTTGTGGGCCCTGCCCAGGCTGGAGAAAGTGTGCAGCAGGCAGAGTAGTCACCCAGCAGCCTGGCTTCTGATGATGCCCCCTTCCCTCTTGGGCAGCGACCTGAACACTTTCACGGAGCCCAGGACCTGGCTTTACCCAGTGTCGGATTCCCTGGTGAGCTGCCATGCTAGGGCTCTGTGCACACAGTGGAAACCTAAACAAACAACTTGGCATATGGAAAGGCAAAAACGTTAAAccaaaatcaaaattaaacatcCCTCCATGGAATTCAACAGAAAACTCCACCCACCCCTACTCCCTCTCCTATGTGAGGAGGGCCCCTTTGGGCCCCCAAACAACTTCTAAAATAAACCCCAAAACCAAACGCTGATTTATAACCTCCAAACCAATAACCCCTTCCCAAACATGCACAAGGAACCGCCTACCCGGAAATCCTCGAGCAATTCTAGGTTATGAGGAGCCTGGCACCGCCCACTCTCTAGGTCAACTCCCACCGTGTCCTCCATGCGCCCCGAGGAGGGCAGGCTCTCTTTGCAAGGCCAGGTCAGCCAGGAAAGGCAGGCAGTCCTTGTTGGCATCTGGGAACTCGTAACTACCAAACAGGCTGTGGCCTGGCCCCAGAAAGGACTGAGCTCTGAGGAGACACGGCTAAGCCCCAGAGCTGGTGGTCTTCCAGACACCCAGCAGCGGCTGGTGGACGAGAAACCAACACAATGCTAAACACATCTATAACACAAGGGTGGCTTCCAGAGGCAAGAAGCCAGCCACTGAGGTGGCTGAGCAGGGGCAGCACCCTGGACACACCTCACGACATCTCTTCCAGATCTTGTACAGCAAAGGCGCGATTGGGCTTTCCCATTCGGCCTGTACTAGTCGGCATAAGGTCCATCAGCAAAGTCaccagtgtgtgtgcaggggttcCGGGCCCAGGACAACCCTGCTATTCCCTTTCTCCTACTAAGTGTGTGCACCCGTCACACCCTCCCTTCCAGCTGGAGGGTGTCttgggggggggtcacatatTCTGTAGGGTTCAATGTCggcatccccctccccctcccattgTCCTTCCCCTTGTCTGCAGGCCGCCACTTTTCCAGCGGCAGCCAGAGCAGCACTGAGTCTGGAAGGACCCGGTGCTGCTAGTTCTTCTTCTCAAGGTAGTTGGAGGGTACCCAGCCCTTGAAGGGCTTCACCTCATCCAGGATCTGGCAGTACCACCAACCATTGGGGTTCCTCTCCAGCACCTCCATGGAAACCCCCTCTTGGAAGCCAGCCGTCTCCTCATCCCCCTCATAGTCTGCAATAGAGATGTACACATCTTTGAGGTTATTGTGGATGAACTGAGACTTCTCAATAGGCTTAGGATGCACGGGGGAGACGGGGATGCCGTTACGTTGGGTAGGCAGGAGGGGTGATTCTGAGCCCTGGCTGGCAGCCCGCTCTGCCAAGCGGCCCTTGGCCTCAGCAGCTGCTGACCGTGCAGTACTAAAGGAGGAGTTCCTGCGGACACCTCTGAGGCTGTCAGTGGCCGTTAGCGACTCATTCCTCCGCAGGGCACAGGACAGGTTGTTGTCCTTGGGTGGTGGAGACACAAACACGGACTGGGGCCTGACTGCCACCTGCCGCACACCGTTCCGCATCTTCACCGCTACAGTGCCTGAGGTCTTGCCGAACCCCCCAGGAGGCTTAGAGGGGATGGGTGGGGTGACCCTCTTGCTCTGGTTCACAGTGTTCAGCGCTTGCACCCGCTTCTCGATCTTCTCCAGACTGTCCGACTTGCCCTCGCTCTGAGTGCTCTTGACTGTGTCAGGGTCTTTGCCAGCGATGTCAGACTGCTGGTTCTCCTCTGGCACCAAATAGTGGGAGGGAGCCCAGCCTTCTAGCTCCCCAAACCTCACATACCACCATCCGCTTTCTGCCTTTTCTAACACGTGCACCTCAGCGCCCGCCGGGAAGCTGATCTCGGAGTCCTGGACCTTCTGATAGGCACTGCAGGTCACGTAGGCGGTGCCTTGCCCTTCCCATTCCTTCTTGGGAACACATGGGGGAGTGGTGGCTGGGAGCGGAATCACATCAGCAGAGCCTCTCCTGGACTCGGAAGCTGACTGGGGGGGCAGCTCTGAGTCCTCACTCCTAGAGCCCTTGAGGCCCCCCCGGAGCTGGCCTGTGGGCCTCAGCTGGCGCCGTAAGGAGCGAATGTCCATCTTTTCCTGGCTTTGAGATTCGGCTCGGTTCAGGACTGGCTTTGGTCGGACTGATGGCTTGGCTCGGGCACAGGAGGCCAGCCCGACCTTCACATCGGCATCTTTCTTGGTCCCGACCTTGGGGGTGCCACGGATGCCCGCATCTGAGGCAGAGCGTGGCTTTGTGTCACTACTGTTCTTggacaaggaggaagaggaggaagaggaggaggaacaggtggtgttgatggtgatggaagaggagaaggagacgTTGGACTGGTTTTTCGCCAGTTCTGTCTGGGCATTCTTCTCTGCCTTGAGCTTCAGGAGTGATGATGATTTGGGAGAATCTGATTTAGGGGAATTTTTCATGGCAAGAGACAATGAGGAGCTTCCAGGGGAGTCACTGTCCCCAGAGGAGCCTCTGGCAGACATGGTATCTTCTGTGTAGGGCCTGAAGCCCTCATTCTCATAGATCGTCTCTTCTTCTAGGGCCACATCCTCAGAAGACTCGCCCACCTTGAAGCGGGCCcgctgcagggaggaggcaggtgaGGGCCTTCGGGGCTGGGCAGGACGCCTGTCCCCTGCGCCTCTGTCCTCCGTAGGCTCTTCACTCAGCTCAGGCTCTGAGTCAGAACCAAAGGCCGGGATGTCATACTCAGGTTCCTCATACTTAAGCTTCAGCGGGGAGTCCTGGCTCTCACAGGCACCCACAGGATTCTCCTCGGTCTCCTTAGGTTTGCTTGGGGGTGCAGGTGGGGGCACCTTGGGCCGGGTCAGAGTACTGGTTCGGCGGCTCAGGTTAGGCTTCTTGCGTTTATCAATGTATGAGGCGGGGGCCCAGCCCTCTTTCTCCCCAATTTGCACGTACCACCAGCCACCTGAGTTTTTATCAATGACCTGAGGGCAAGAGAGGCAGGCCAGTGAGTTGCAGGGGTCTCTGGGTCCCTATAATGTCCCTCTCAGCCTATTTTATAGACACAGCCCTTGAATACATGGCTCACGACCTATGGCAGTCAATGGCAGGCTAGATTCAAACCCTGGTCCTGGTTGTGAGGCTCCCTAAGTCTGTGCCAGTAACTTCTGGAGCTCTAGGCCTCCATGACACCCCCAAATCCACTACATTGCTCCTAGACCTATAAAAGCCAACCTGAGAAGAACCTGTATGTATAAAGAATCAGTGTTCCATTGTTCCCATCCTCCACCCACACCCAATACCACTCGAAAGGGCCTCTTGGGGACAGGCATAAATCAGACTGGGAGGTATAGGCCCGAGACCAGATCTTCCTTGCAGAGCATCATCTCAATGTCcataaaaactaacaaaatctCATTAGGAGTTCTTGGGTTGGTGTACaatattgtcctctgatctccaagtGCGTGTGtggcgtgcatgtgtgtgtgcgtccaTCCCCCCAAATAAAACATTCCCGATGAAGCAAACTGCTCCCTCTGTTCCTAAAGCTCACACACTTTCAGCAGCGCTTCATATGGAGGCTCTTCGCGCTCAGTCAAGTGAGGGGCAGAAACCCAAGTCTTGGGCTCTAGCCTTGGTTGTGTACCCATGGCCGGGAGGCTCATTTCTGGATCTGTCCTGCCTGACCCTCAGAAATTGACCTTGCCAATAAGACATACAATAAAGTGTGAAACAAGTCCTTGGTCAAAAGGAGGCTCACCTCAGCTTTCTGTCCACCACGAAAGCTGATCCCGTCAGAAATGCAAGACTGGAATTCAGCAATGGTGTAGTATTCTACCTCAACAGAAGGGGGCTCTggtggctttggcagctggaaCCCCTAAAGTAGAAACAATCAGTGAGCAAATGCAGTTAATCAGAGCAGTGAGTACCAAGGCCGGAAACTGGTGCCCATTGGCTCCAGGTGCTTGTGGCCATCACTGTCAGCTGGATAGCACTGGCTTTGAAGGCAGCTGTCACTTAGGCTTCAGCTCCCCGCCCCCCCAGGAGGTGTCTCTTGGGATGCTCACTAGAAAGGCCTCAATAGTTGGGCCCCAAGGTgcaaaggaagagacagaacaatcactCTAGAAAAGCAGGGAAACCTCCATTTTATACATCTAAGGGTGGCTCCTAAGCCAAGGGGGGCGCTGATGGAGAAGAGGGTGAGGGAGCCAACAATCCCCAGGATAGTGAAGTAGGAGTACAGAGAAGGAGTCTTTGGGAGGGGGGTTAGCCTGTTGATGCCCTGAGCAGAATGCAGAGTTCTGTTTCAGTAAGCAGGCAGATTATTCCAGAACTCCTATATGCCTTTTCGATGCCGGCACACATCTTTTCTCATGGTGGCATTTAAGGACACTTAGAACACTTagcccactttttttttcctctgcacCTAATGGGTGCTGCTCTCAGGCAGCCAGCGTAAGCCGCGTGGAAAGCCAGCTTGGCAGACGCTAACCACAAAGGGATGTACACTCTGCCTTATACTAAAGGGTAAACAGAAAGACGCTGAAAAGACTGGGGGGAGGGCAGCCATGGTGCAGAAGGCAGACCTAGAAGATGCAACTACTCCgagcttcagtttcctcttctgtaaaacAGAACTAAGAATGGGATTCTGAAGATTACCCATATAATGCAGTAACTTCCGGTCCAGGGAGGTGGGGTGCAGGAATAGCTAAACAAAGCTGGAGGTCAGCACCCCTGGaaccctgtttctttctttacccTTCAAGGCTCAGCTACCTCTGTCACTATGAGGGAGGGATGGGAGAAAGATGGTTTAGGAGGGGAGAGAATCAGCCAACTTTCTCTGCCCCCGTGACTGGATGTACAGCCACACGTGGAAGCTGGCTCGGTCAGCCATGCCTCAGCCCTCCCGTACCCGGACAGGGTGGGATTCAGCTCAGTTAACTGGCACCAGCATCCCTCCCTCAGCAAGCTTGCATTTGTACGTGGTGAAGGAATGAGTCTGCCCTTGCCAAAGTCAAGGCTGCCTGAAAATAATTAGCTGGGGctcaaataaaaaggagaaacgGAGAATCCATTGCGCAGTTGCAAAAACTCCaggattaaaaaaagagaaatttcagAGGGGCTCATGGCTAGGTCACAAAATACTCATGGCCAGAGGGCACATCCTCCCATGTAGGAAGGGCCTCCAATGCCCACGAATGGGCAGATGCCACTGCAGTAACATGCAGCCAGTTGTGATGTAGGGATCTGTCCCGTGTAGAGTAACCAGATAGTGCCACCCAACAGTCACAAAGGAAAGGGAAACCCGAATGCTAGTCCTAAAATCCACCATTGCATCCCATCCTCGTGACGGACCTAGGAGGTGGCCAGTACTGTTCACTCTCGATAAAGCAAACTGAGGACTTTGGAGGGTAGGTGATCTGCAAAGGGTCTTTCTTTGTTCCTGTGTCAGAAATGCAATCTATGCCAGGCTCCAATTTCCCCTTCCAGGTACGCTAGGGACGGTCCCTAGAAGTctcgtgcatgctaagcaagcactctgctacGGAGCTGGAGCTACACCGTAGACCCGCAGCTCGCCTTCCATTGCATCCAGCcgaccccaccccactccctcaCCCCTAACAGGCCTTTGTTTAGGATTCTTAGCCTGTCACCAACGTTACTGCTTCCCAAGCTCCCGCTTACACATCTCCCTGCCTGAGACGGCAGTCGCTGGGAAACTCCACCCACTCAAGAACCAAGGACCTCACAGTGTCCACTTTCCATGAGCCAGGTCTGGCGGTTCATGCTCCTTCCTGGAGGATAGCACTGGTCTACCCCTTGCCCTTTAGGCTGTCGAGCTCACCACCATCACTGGGCAGTCCTGGGAGAGCTGTAAGGCTTCTGGGCCATCGTGGCCAGCAGCCCCGTTTCTAGGCCCTGGCAATGCCCTACTGGACACTCCTGCTGGCCAGTCTAAATGTTTATGTCTGCCAGTGCAGTGGCTGGGATGGATTTATTTAGCTTTGGAGTGCAGTGCATTTCCCATTAAAAACTGTCTGGCTATGCTCCAGGGAGGCTTGGGATCTGCAGGCTTCTGCccctgtccccagccctgcaAAGACAGAAACCCAACAGGGTCCCCAGGCTCTGCTTCAGAAAGGTGGGTGTGGGTCACCCCAGAGAAGGCATGAAGAGACAGTTCACATACTAAGTAAGGGTGCGGGTCACCCCAGAGAGGACATGAAGAGACAGTCCACATACTAAGTAAGGGTGTgggtcacccccccccccaagagaagGCATGAAGAGGCAGTCCACATACTAAGTAAGGGTGCAGGTCACCCCAGAGAAGGCATGAAGAAACAGTCCACATACTAAATAAGAGGGTGCGGGTCACCCCAGAGAGGACATGAAGAGACAGTTCACATACCAGGCTGGACTCTCTGCGCGGGGGCGGCCTTGTCCTCAGGTTTGGGGAGCCTGGAagaaaagccacagctttaaGAACCCCAGTGGACAATAGTGCCTACACCTGCTGCCTTCCCTGATGGGATCCACTCTGGATACTTGAAACGTCAGTTATTAAAGACCCTGTATTCTAAGTCACTGTAGCAATGATGGGACCTTTAGGCTTCTTTGCCTGTTCTTCAGAAGGACCCACACAACCCTGCCCCCAAACAACAGGTACACCAATCTACAGGTGCCGCAGGCAGGCAGTTTTCAAGGTAAAAGGCTGCATGgatttatgagatttttttcagcAGAAGCGGGAACTACATCTCTGTTTTGTTCATTACTCCTAAGTTCTCTGAAGGCAGCACAAGGCTAGACCAAAGTCCTGCCTAGTAAAGGCTTCTCCACGCGCCAGAGTGCTGACAATCAAGAGCTatgtattaaacaaacaaacaaacaaaacaacagaacccaaacccaaaccagtTTCCTCCAGATTACTGGGCTGGACACAAACAGAAATTGTGTCACCCCTGCCCCCCATAATATCAAAGGCATTTCTGGGCCAGAggtgtgtgcaggggtgaggaCAGACAGACTTTAGTAATTTATTGTGAATGCAGGTGGGGGATGGGCATGTGTGCCACAGCttagggagtcagttctctccttcccccaatgGCTGTCCCAGGGATTGACTCAGATTAGACTTGAGTAGCAATCACCCTTAcacagagccatcttgccagccctcctCCACATCTTTTGCCCCACAAAGCAGGCCCGCACAGAGGATCACAAACTCGGGGCCTGTGGGCTTGTTAAATTGGCTCTACACCGATTATCTAGCCTTGGAGTCTGTTCGACTGCTAAAGATTCATCCCTAGTGAGGGGGAGGTAGCAGCCTGTTTTCTCCTGCCATGCACCTGCAGCAGCTTGCAGGAACACAGCCAGTCACACCCCCTGGCCCTTTCCACTCCTGTGACCAGCATGGGGCCCGCTGACAATCAGAGGCCAGACTGTCGCTCCGGGTGAAAATGACACGGAGGTCCCAGGTAGCGCCTGGATTCCGCTGCACCTATGCCCTCCCACTCTGTAGGAGCTCTTTGGGAGGACCAGGGGCCTTCAGCTGCTTACTGATCTGAGCCCTCTGAGGGGCGATCCTGGCCACGGCTGGGGAGCCCTGGGCCAGCTTCGATGTGGTCCTCTCGGGGACACCCAAGGCGCTGCCGTTAGAGGCGTTGCAAAGGATGGGCAGGCTGATTTCCTTCTTGGTGATGGGGGCTTCCGGTCCCTCGCCGTCAGCTGGAACTTCCTTGTCCCCAGATGCCTTCTTGTTGAGTAGGTTGCTGATCTCCATGATGTTTCCGATGATCTCCACGGGACCCGCCAGGTTCTTCTTCCGGCTTGGCAGCTCATCCTTGGCCTTCTTCAGATAGGATGCTGGCGCCCAGCCCTCTTTGCCTAGATATCTGTGAGAGAAAGGACCACGCCGTCATTAAAGCCCTCGTATCTGTCTTCCCCTTCTGCTCCCAGGCCTCAGTCTCGGTTTGACCTCCTAGCAGGGCCTTTTCTCTCAGGATCTGCTAGAGGCTTGGCAGTTCCGCTAATCCAGAGGGAACCAGAGCTGGGGTCCATGGGAAAGATACTGGACACTGAGCTATTGCCCTCAGGCAAATATAGGACCTCATATATGACCCAAGATGCTGGGGGTAATTCCAGAGAGAAGAGTGATATGTGGATGTGGCATGGACCATCCTGTTCCCCACAGGAAGGGAGCAGACTAGAGCAGAAAGCGGCACACGCAAAGGATGTTTCTCGCCCAGTTAACTTGTTTCTCTAAGAGTT contains these protein-coding regions:
- the Sh3pxd2a gene encoding SH3 and PX domain-containing protein 2A isoform X1 — protein: MLSYCVQDATVVDVEKRRSPSKHYVYIINVTWSDSTSQTIYRRYSKFFDLQMQLLDKFPIEGGQKDPKQRIIPFLPGKILFRRSHIRDVAVKRLKPIDEYCRALVRLPPHISQCDEVFRFFEARPEDVNPPKEDYGSSKRKSVWLTSWTESPKKDVTGADTNAEPMILEQYVVVSNYKKQENSELSLQAGEVVDVIEKNESGWWFVSTSEEQGWVPATYLEAQNGTRDDLDINTSKTGEVSKRRKAHLRRLDRRWTLGGMVNRQHSREEKYVTVQPYTSQSKDEIGFEKGVTVEVIRKNLEGWWYIRYLGKEGWAPASYLKKAKDELPSRKKNLAGPVEIIGNIMEISNLLNKKASGDKEVPADGEGPEAPITKKEISLPILCNASNGSALGVPERTTSKLAQGSPAVARIAPQRAQISSPNLRTRPPPRRESSLGFQLPKPPEPPSVEVEYYTIAEFQSCISDGISFRGGQKAEVIDKNSGGWWYVQIGEKEGWAPASYIDKRKKPNLSRRTSTLTRPKVPPPAPPSKPKETEENPVGACESQDSPLKLKYEEPEYDIPAFGSDSEPELSEEPTEDRGAGDRRPAQPRRPSPASSLQRARFKVGESSEDVALEEETIYENEGFRPYTEDTMSARGSSGDSDSPGSSSLSLAMKNSPKSDSPKSSSLLKLKAEKNAQTELAKNQSNVSFSSSITINTTCSSSSSSSSSLSKNSSDTKPRSASDAGIRGTPKVGTKKDADVKVGLASCARAKPSVRPKPVLNRAESQSQEKMDIRSLRRQLRPTGQLRGGLKGSRSEDSELPPQSASESRRGSADVIPLPATTPPCVPKKEWEGQGTAYVTCSAYQKVQDSEISFPAGAEVHVLEKAESGWWYVRFGELEGWAPSHYLVPEENQQSDIAGKDPDTVKSTQSEGKSDSLEKIEKRVQALNTVNQSKRVTPPIPSKPPGGFGKTSGTVAVKMRNGVRQVAVRPQSVFVSPPPKDNNLSCALRRNESLTATDSLRGVRRNSSFSTARSAAAEAKGRLAERAASQGSESPLLPTQRNGIPVSPVHPKPIEKSQFIHNNLKDVYISIADYEGDEETAGFQEGVSMEVLERNPNGWWYCQILDEVKPFKGWVPSNYLEKKN
- the Sh3pxd2a gene encoding SH3 and PX domain-containing protein 2A isoform X3 — encoded protein: MLSYCVQDATVVDVEKRRSPSKHYVYIINVTWSDSTSQTIYRRYSKFFDLQMQLLDKFPIEGGQKDPKQRIIPFLPGKILFRRSHIRDVAVKRLKPIDEYCRALVRLPPHISQCDEVFRFFEARPEDVNPPKEDYGSSKRKSVWLTSWTESPKKDVTGADTNAEPMILEQYVVVSNYKKQENSELSLQAGEVVDVIEKNESGWWFVSTSEEQGWVPATYLEAQNGTRDDLDINTSKTGEEEKYVTVQPYTSQSKDEIGFEKGVTVEVIRKNLEGWWYIRYLGKEGWAPASYLKKAKDELPSRKKNLAGPVEIIGNIMEISNLLNKKASGDKEVPADGEGPEAPITKKEISLPILCNASNGSALGVPERTTSKLAQGSPAVARIAPQRAQISSPNLRTRPPPRRESSLGFQLPKPPEPPSVEVEYYTIAEFQSCISDGISFRGGQKAEVIDKNSGGWWYVQIGEKEGWAPASYIDKRKKPNLSRRTSTLTRPKVPPPAPPSKPKETEENPVGACESQDSPLKLKYEEPEYDIPAFGSDSEPELSEEPTEDRGAGDRRPAQPRRPSPASSLQRARFKVGESSEDVALEEETIYENEGFRPYTEDTMSARGSSGDSDSPGSSSLSLAMKNSPKSDSPKSSSLLKLKAEKNAQTELAKNQSNVSFSSSITINTTCSSSSSSSSSLSKNSSDTKPRSASDAGIRGTPKVGTKKDADVKVGLASCARAKPSVRPKPVLNRAESQSQEKMDIRSLRRQLRPTGQLRGGLKGSRSEDSELPPQSASESRRGSADVIPLPATTPPCVPKKEWEGQGTAYVTCSAYQKVQDSEISFPAGAEVHVLEKAESGWWYVRFGELEGWAPSHYLVPEENQQSDIAGKDPDTVKSTQSEGKSDSLEKIEKRVQALNTVNQSKRVTPPIPSKPPGGFGKTSGTVAVKMRNGVRQVAVRPQSVFVSPPPKDNNLSCALRRNESLTATDSLRGVRRNSSFSTARSAAAEAKGRLAERAASQGSESPLLPTQRNGIPVSPVHPKPIEKSQFIHNNLKDVYISIADYEGDEETAGFQEGVSMEVLERNPNGWWYCQILDEVKPFKGWVPSNYLEKKN